From Etheostoma cragini isolate CJK2018 chromosome 10, CSU_Ecrag_1.0, whole genome shotgun sequence, the proteins below share one genomic window:
- the LOC117951963 gene encoding signal-transducing adaptor protein 1-like gives MSVPTRVVHKRRATVTELPLYYSGHLLKKLTKEKDFKKYYGELRGATLFLYKDDTQDTYTEKLDLEKLTSMKLDSPYKRKAPTIFTLTLHTEEVQLKMDNSDTGEEWRGYILTVVKKKIPSELQLLPGQMLLLQEALDQERKRKPPMAPPPLPPRPSFLPSPSASLFRPLPTDKPGHNSPDTPACFYSVTRQEAEQMLEANPENGGIILRPSTLANNYALTLRQLTPSGPVMKNYRVACTNSGFVIELDTAVMVSSLNEVLKYFLEKTEYRLRPYVASQPYDTRIDVSPAPKCVSITSPTPKTVPKAQVAPMLRSENKAELLLPPTKEEAEYVIPNDHSPDHNLRIVQLDGELRDVLKFRRENIYTASDNEEVTTYENQTIGKSPSGTAQWATWSAAV, from the exons GATTTTAAGAAATACTATGGAGAGCTCCGGGGAGCCACACTCTTTCTGTACAAAGATGACACACAGGACACT TACACAGAGAAGCTGGACCTGGAGAAGCTGACGTCCATGAAGTTAGATTCTCCGTATAAGAGGAAGGCACCAACCATTTTTACTCTCACCCTTCACACAGAGGAGGTGCAGCTGAAG ATGGACAACTCTGACACAGGAGAGGAGTGGAGGGGTTATATCCTGACTGTGGTCaaa AAAAAGATTCCCAGTGAgttgcagctgttgcctggCCAGATGTTACTGCTGCAGGAGGCTCTGGAtcaggagaggaaaagaaagcccCCTATGGCACCTCCACCCCTCCCACCCCGACCATCCTTCCTCCCCTCACCCTCAGCCTCACTCTTCCGTCCATTGCCCACAGACAAGCCTGGCCACAACTCCCCTGATACACCCGC ATGTTTCTATAGCGTGACTCGGCAGGAGGCTGAGCAAATGTTGGAGGCAAACCCCGAGAACGGAGGCATCATCCTCCGCCCGTCCACTCTGGCCAACAACTACGCCCTGACTCTAAGACAACTGACACCCAG TGGGCCCGTCATGAAGAACTACAGAGTGGCCTGCACAAACTCCGGGTTTGTCATTGAACTGGACACAGCA GTGATGGTCTCCTCCTTAAATGAAGTACTTAAATACTTCCTTGAAAAGACAGAGTACCGTCTTCGTCCCTACGTGGCATCTCAGCCCTATGACACTCGCATCG ATGTGTCACCTGCTCCAAAGTGTGTCAGCATCACCTCACCTACACCTAAAACAGTACCTAAAGCACAAGTGGCACCTATGCTGCGTTCAGAGAACAAAGCAGAGCTTCTTCTGCCTCCAACCAAGGAGGAGGCTGAATATGTGATTCCTAATGATCACAGTCCTGATCACAACCTAAGGATAG TTCAGTTAGATGGAGAACTTCGGGACGTTTTAAAGTTTCGGAGGGAAAACATTTACACTGCATCTGACAACGAGGAAGTCACAACATATGAGAATCAAACCATTGGAAAATCCCCATCGGGCACCGCACAATGGGCCACGTGGAGTGCAGCAGTGTGA